From Saccharibacillus brassicae:
CGTTAAACGTATCAATCGCCTGCGACAAAGCGATTCGGGCCGTGATCACCGCCTGCTTGCCCGGATTCGGATTGCTCGCCACGCCCTGCGCGCTCGTCAGGGAGAGCTGGAACGCCTGCTTCGCTTCTTCCGGGACGCTGCCGTTTCCGTCGCCGACCGGGGTATTGGCCAACAGCGCCTGCGCATCATAAATCTTTTGCGTCAGCAGCTGCGTGTTCACCCCGTCAAAGACTTGTTCAAAATCGGTAATCGCCGATCCCAGCACGACTGCCGCCAGATCGACTTCGGCCTGCAAGGCAAATCGATTGTCGATCACCTGCTCGGCAGCCCGAACCGCCAAAGCGAGCGCGGTTGCGGCTTGTTCCGGCGCTTGGCCTTCACCGCCGCCTACCGGCGTAAGCTCCAGCACAAGCCTGGCATCGCGGATCTTCGCCGACAAAGCCGCTTTATCCGTAACCGGGAATTCCGCCGCTTTCACCGTCAACGTAAAGTCGCGCGATTGCGTCACGTTTCCTTTGATCAGCGTCGCCGCCAGTGTGACGACCGAATCGCCGGAACCGTACACCGCGCGGGTCACCGTTCCGTTCGAAGACAAAAGGCTTTCGTTGTCGGATATCCAGGAAATGGCGGAACCCTGCTCGCCCATACGAGGCAGTTGAACCGAACTCGTTACGGAGTCCGCGTCGTCGCCTGCCTGGAACCCGATCGCCAAGCTTGCGCGGTCCTGCTCGACGGCCAGTCGATTCGAATCGACCGGCGGCGTGACGATTACGGGATCGGAAGGTATAGGCGTAGGAACAGGCGTGGGAGTGGGAACAGGCGTCGGAGTAGGAACAGGCGTCGGAGTGGGAACAGGGGTAGACACCGGCGCGGCCGTTGGCGTCGGAACCGAAGGTTGAGCCGCTGCCGCTTGACCCGGCAGATTAACCGGAGTCCCCGAAGTCGTGACTGCCTGCTTGATCTGGCCGGTGACCTGCGGCAGATTGGTGAAGATCGATGCGGGATTGGCATTGACCGGAAGCACGACGCGCTCGATCTGCACCTCCGAACCGATCGTCAGCTTGGCGTTGGTATTCGTTACGCGAAGCTCTCCAAAATTGACTTTGCCGGACAGCTTCAGCTCTCCTGCGCCGCCGACCTGAAGCTTGGCGACATTGGCGTTCAGCTCGATATCGGAAGCCGAATTTTGAAGCGTCATATTCGAGATCGAAGAACCGTTCACGGTGACATGATTGCCCGAAATTTTCAATTCGCCGGAGGCCGGGAAGCCGTCGGCATTGAAGGTCAGCCGGTTCTCGGCCGTACCGGAATCCATGATCTCGATTTCGCTGATTCCGCCTACGCTGTGACGCGACGTTTTGAACATCAATTTCGCGCCTTCGAGAGCTTGAACGTTGTCGCTTCCGAGCAGCAGCCGTTTGAGCGAATCCGTCACGAGGAGAGGGCGGCCGTCGATCATGATCGTATCGCCGCTTACGGACGTTACGGTCGCCGTCACTTCTTTTTCAGGGAAGATGTTGACGAGGAACGGCGCGATGTCCGCGCGGGTCACGCGTCCTTTGAGGTTGAGGTTCGCGAACGAAGATTCGATCAATCCGAGGCGGGCGGCCGCTTCGACCGAGCCGCGCGCCCAGCTGCTGACCGCTCCGATCGAGGAGGGGTTGACGGTCAATCCGCCGGATGTATTTTGCCCGTTTACGGCGCGGAGCAGGACGGAAGCCATTTCTTCGCGGGACACGAAAGATTGCGGCCGGAAAGCTGATCCGCTTCCGTTCATCAGACCCGCCCGGCGGGCCGCTTCGATATAAGGAAGGCTCCAGCTTGCCGCAGTAACGTCTGTAAAAGAAGAAGTCGTGCCGCTCTCAAGCGGGAGCTCCAATGCTTTGACCAGCAGGATCGCAAACTCTTGGCGCGTCAGTGCCTGGCCCGGTCTGTATTCGTTGTTGGGGAAGCCCGTAATTAACCCGAGACGGGCCGCTTCCCGGATCGCCTCTGTCTGTTCCGGCGATACGCCGGCCAGGTCATTGAACGATACGTCCGTGCTCGGGGTCGCCGCAAACGCAGATGTGCTGCTTGTTCCTGCTGCTGCTGTAAAAATAGCGCTTGCGAACAGCCAGGCTTTCCAATTAATCTCCATTATCTATGATCTCCTCTGAATTCGCCGAATATCCTACCTTGTTGACATCGACCGGAGCCCACGCTTTCATAATGAAAATATTAAAATTTGAAGTAAATTTGAGGTTGGCCGGAACCCGGCCTCACTTTGCCGGGTTCCAACCGAACCGTTCCGGCCGAAAAGCGTGCTGCCAAGGCTCCGCTTCCCGTCCTTCGGCACAGTCCGCGACCCTCTTCGCCGTCACCGGGCTCAGCAGGATGCCGTTGCGGTAATGGCCCGCCGCGAAGATCACGCGCTCCGCGCCCGGCAGCCGCCCGATCAGCGGCCGGCCGTCGAGCGTCGCCGGGCGCAGCCCCGCCCAGCGGTGAAACGGCTGCGCCTTTTCCAGCGCGGGCAGCATCCGCTTGTTCCAGCGCGTCAATCGCGCGATGCCGTGCTCCGTCACGCTCGTATCGAAGCCCGCGACGTCTTCGGACGCGCCGCAGACGAGCGTCCCGTTCGCTTTTTGCACCAGATAGCCCTGGCTGCCGAACACCATGTGCCGCAGCGGCACCTGCTCCGCGCCCCAGGCGTACGCGCAGATCTGCCCGCGGATCGGCTGCACGGGCAGGCGCAGCCCGAAGCGGCCGGCCCATCCGCCGGCCCAGGCCCCCGTGCAGACCACGAGCCGGTCCGCCCGGAAGGTCGCGCCGGAAGCTCCGGCCGCGTCCGCCGGGCTGCGTTCGGCTGCCCAGCCTTCGCGCGCCGCGCCCTGCCCGCCCGCCTGCATCGCCGGCTGCCGCTCCCCGCCCGCTTCCGCGCCGGCGTTCCGCGCGCCGAGCCCGGATGCCCCGTCTACGCCCCGGCCGCTCGCCCGGACTTCCACGCCGCGTGCCCACTGCGTCGGCTCCAGCTCGCCGAGCCGTTCGCGGATCTGCACGCCGACTTTCACGCAGGCGCTTTTCAGCGCTTCGACGAAGTCCGGCGCGTAAATATGGCTCTCTTCCGGCGTATGCAGCGCCGCGACCACGGCCGGCGACAAGCCCGGCTCGGCCGCGCGCAGTTCGCCGCCGCGCAGGATCGTGCCGCTCGATCCGCGGCTGCGCTGCCAGTCCAGCCGGCGCTCAAGCGCCGCCAGGTCCGCTTCGTGGTAAGCGGCGTACAGGCTGCCGCACTCCGTATATTCGAAGTCCCGGCCGGACAGCTCCCGGACCTGCCGCTGCCAGGCCGGATACAGGTCGAGGCTTGCGCGGCACAGCGCGAAGAACTCGTCCGGCGAATCCGGATTTTCGGAATACGGCGCGAGCATGCCGGCCGCCGCGCCGGACGCCTGCCCGCCGCAGGCGCCGGCTTCGAGCAGCGTCACGTCCGCGCCGCGCAGCCGAAGCTCCAGCGCGCAGGACAAGCCGATGATACCTCCGCCAAGCACGAGGAACGAATCGTTCATGGCCGCTCCCCCGCTCATTCCACGATCAGCGACTCGAAGCCGCTGCTGGCCGACGCGTACCGCTTCTTCGGCATCCGGCCCGACAGATAGGCGAGCCGGCCGCCTTCGATCGCAAGGCGCATCGCCCGTGCCATGCCGACGGGGTCCTGCGCTTTGGCGACCGGCGTGTTCATCAGAATCGCCGAAGCGCCGAGTTCCATCGCCAGCGCCGCGTCGCTGGCCGTGCCGAGGCCCGCGTCGACGATGACCGGCACGTTCGACCGCTCGACGATCAGGCTAATATTGTAGGGATTCAAGATGCCGAGGCCGGTGCCGATCGGCGCGCCTCCCGGCATGACCGCCGCCGCGCCCGCTTCTTCCAGGCGCCGGCACATGACCGGATCGTCCGAGATGTACGGCAGCACCGTAAAGCCTTCCCTGACGAGAATCTCGGTCGCCCGCAGCGTCTCGATCGGATCGGGCAGCAGCGTCCGCTCGTCGGCGCAGATCTCCACCTTGATCCAATCGCTAAGGCCCGACGCGCGCGCAAGCCGCGCGATTCGCACCGCTTCTTCCGCCGTGCGTGAGCCCGACGTGTTCGGGAGAAATTGGTAAGCGCCCTGCTCCAGATGCTGGAGAATCGAATCGTCTTCCGCCGCTTCCAGATCGACGCGCCGGATCGCGAACGTCAGCACTTCCGTGCCGGACGCGGCGATCGCTTCGGTCTGCACGAACGGGTTCGGGAACAATCCTGTCCCGAGGAAAAAGCGCGACTGCATGTTCAGGCCGCCGAGACTCCAGCCGTCGCCGCCGGGTTCGATCCGCTCTGCCGGCCGCGCCGAGTCGGCGCGGCCCTCTGCTCCCGCTGCTGCTTGGCCGTTGTCGTATCCGTATTCATCTTCATATTCGTTCATCGGTTCAGCCTCCTCCCACAAAATGGACCAATTCGATCTTCATGCCCGGCGTGACCGGCGTCGACGCCCACTGCTCCGACGTGCGCACCTCGCCGTCCACTTCCGCCACGATCGGCCGCCCGGTCAGACCGAGCCGCTCCACGACGTCCGCCAAAGTGGCGGCTTCCAGCTCTTGCCTGCTTCCGTTTATGATCAATTCCACCATTCGAAGGCTCACCCTTTCCTGTCCAGTATGCGAATAAACGCCCGGCATGCCTCCGCGGGATCGTCGCTGCCGACGATCTCGCTGACCGCGCACAGCCGCGTCGCGCCGGCCGCGATCACGTCGTCCGCATTGTGCAGCTTGATGCCGCCGATCGCCACGAACGGAATGCCGATCCGCTCGGACACTTCGCGGATATAACCGAGCCCGACCGGCGCGACGACGTCGGCTTTGGTCTGCGTGGCGTACACGGGACCGGCGCCGATATAGTCCGCGCCCTGCTCCTGCGCCAGCAGCGCTTCTTCGATCGCATGCGTCGAGATGCCGACGATTTTGGAGCCCATGCGCCGCCGCGCTTCTTCGAGCGGCACGTCGCCCTGTCCCAGATGCACTCCGTCCGCGTCCACTTCCAGCGCCAGGTCGATATGGTCGTTCACGATGAACGGAATGCCGTAACGCCGTGTCAGCTCCCGCAGCGATCGCGCTTTGCGCAGCCGCTCCGCCGGATCGCTGTGCTTGTCCCGGAACTGGACAATGTCGGCGCCGCCGATGATCGCCTGCTCCATGACGTCCGCAAGTTCGCGTCCCGGATGAAAGTTCTCGCCGGTAATCGCATATAATCTGAAGTCCCGCAAAAGATTCGCCTCCCTGTTTTTTCACATTCGATTTCGATTTCGATTCCGTTCTATGCCCCTGTCTTGCGCCTGCGTCTGCCCTGCTGGGCAACCCGGCCTAATCCCCGACATACCGGTCGTAAATCGTGCGCGCCCGAACGGGATCGTCCGTCCCCTGCACAAGCACCCGCCCGTCCGCGAACAGCACGATCCGCTCGCCGCCCGGCAGCTCGGCCCGGATCAGGTACGGATTCGCTTTGAGGCTGCGCGCCGCCGGCGCAAGGCGCCGCTGCCACGATTCCAGCTCGAACGGCGCGTGTCCCGCGATCTGGATCGAATCGCGGCCGCACAGCGACAGCGTCGTCTCCGCTTCGCGGGCGAGCGCCGGATATTCCCGCAGCCCGCAGCAGGGACAGTCCGGCCGCGCGCGCACCGAACCGAGTTCGTGCTGGCGATTGTTCCAGACGTCGATGGACAGCAGCGTGCCGCGCCGCGCTTCGCGGTCGCCCACGAGATATTTGAGCGCTTCGGCCGCCTGGTAGGAAGCGACGATATCGACGATCGGCGCGATCACGCCGACCGTGTCGCACGTCTCGCCGCCGGAATCGGCGGTCGGGATGAAGCAGCGCAGGCACGGCGTCTCGCCCGGCACGAAGATCGCGCTCATCCCTCTCGACCCGACCGCGCCGCCGTACACGAACGGAATACCGTGCGCGTAGCAGGCGTCGTTGAGCAGGAACCGCGTCCGGAAATTGTCCGTTCCGTCCAGTACCAGGTCGACGCCGTCCAGCAGCTGCGCGATATTGCCGGGCGTCACGTCGGCAAACACCGCTTCGATCTCCACGGACGAGTTGATCCGCTTCAGCTTGCTCTCTGCCGCCACCACTTTGGGCAGCGACCGCTCCGCGTCTTCTTCGTCGTACAGCATCTGCCGCTGCAAGTTGCTGCGCTCCACGTAATCGCGGTCCGCCATGCGCACCTTGCCGACGCCGGCGCGGACCATATGGTTCGCCAGCACCGTGCCGAGCGCGCCCATGCCGACAATGCACACGGCGCGTTCCGACAGCTTGCGCTGTCCTTCGGCGCCGATCGGCGCGAACAGCTTCTGCCGGGAGTACCGTTCGTCGTCCGCCCCGCCGCCTGCTTGCGCAGCGGCGTTCCGGGTTATTTCCGTTGTTTTCGATAGGTCGTCGTTCATGATCGTCCTCCCCGCTTTGTGCGTGAACAAACAAAAAAGCCATTCGGAGAATACACGAATGGCTTGAACAATTCGAATGAGGTTCTCTACGCCAGCATTACCTGGATCAGATTAACGGTCCGGGGCACAAGGCTCCCATCTCAGCCGGACTTCATCCAGCACCCGCATTCATATTCGGTTTGAATTCAGCATAACGAATCGTTCGACGCTTGGCAACGGGGAGATCGGCCGGCGATTCGACTTTTTTTGCGCCAAGCGTACGCGATACCTGTTTAGGAGAAGCCGTTATGAGTTTATAACAGAACATACTTAGTAGAAATCCGTCTTTTTCCGACATTATCTACGTTTATTCGCTCTCTTTTTCATACTCCTATTCCTATTTTACGCAAATATTTTAATAAATGGTTTTTTCTTTGTCCCGAAACGTTTATTTATTTGGAGGTGCGCTTTGCTTAAGACGAGTTATATCGACGTGATGGACGTTTTGTCCGAAAAATTGTACGCCTCGGCCGCCCAAATCGTGGATACGGCCTGCAAGATCATTCCCGCGAACACGTTTTGCATCGCGTTGAGCGACGAATACGAGACCAAAGTGCTCAATACGATCAACCGGAGCGCCGTCATTTTACAGGAAGGACTCGTGATCGACCACACCGATTCCTACTGCCATCTGGTGACCGAACACGGCCCCGAGCCGCTCGTGATCGACGACAACCGGAACCACCCGCTGACCCGGAATATGGACGTGACCCCTTTTATCGGCGGCTGCTCGTTCATGGGCGTCACGATCAAGGACGGCGACGGCCGCGTGTTCGGCTCGTTGTGCGCGTTCGACGACAACTTTTACGCGTATCAACCGCAGGACGTCGAGCTGCTGCAATCGCTGGCCGCTTTTTTCGAAAATATGCTAACCCTCGACCATACGTACCAGAAATGGCGCGAAGCCGAGCAGGAACGGAAAAAGACGCTCGAAGAAAAAGCGAATCTGCTCGCCATTCTCAGCCACGAGATCCGCACCCCGATGAACGCGATTCTGAACATGGGCGAGATGCTCGAATCGACGCATCTGTCGGAGACGCAGCGGCAGTATTTGCGGCTGATCCATTCCAGCGGCAGTTCCCTCATGACGATCCTCAATCAGATCCTGGATTATTCCAAGCTCGATTCCGGCAAAATGGAAGTCGTGTACGAACCGTTCTCGCTCAGGGGCTGCCTGGTCGAAGTGCTGCAGCTGTTCCGCTCGGAAGCCGCCCGCAAAAACGTCAAGCTGAACGAGGTCATTCCGATGCATATGCCGGATCTCTGGATCGGGGACGAGAACAAAATCCGGCAGATCCTGATCAACCTGCTGTCCAACGCGCTGAAGTTCACGGAAGAAGGCGAGATCCGGATCGAAGCTTACGTCTCCGCCGAATCCGGAACAGGCCGGGAGACGAGTCTAGCGGTGCTGCCGCTGTCGTCCGCCTCGGGCGCCGCGCTCGAAGACGACCGCGAGGCCAACGTGCATCTGACGTTCACCGTCACCGATACCGGCAGCGGCATCTCGGAAGACAAGCAGCCGCTGCTGTTCCAGGCGTTCACGCAGCTGCATACGGCCAACTACGTCAACCGCTACGGCGGCACCGGGCTCGGCCTGTCGATCTGCAAGCAGCTCGTCGACCTGATGAACGGCGAGCTGCGGCTGAAGCATTCGTCGGCGACAGGCAGCTGCTTCTCGTTCAGCCTGCCGGTCGAGCTGCCCGAATCGGCCTGGGGCCGGTAAGCGGGCGGTAAGCCGACTGGCCGGCGAACCATCGGAGCATCGGGCTGTCTGGTGAAATCCAAGCGGCCCGGGCCGGTCGTTCCGCTTCCTGCGCTTTTCGTATAATTCCGTATAAGCATGCATGTTCAAGTCCGGAACTTTAAACCTGCGTGCCGCGAACGTCCGTACTCCAAGTACGGACGTTTTTGGTATGCCCTGCCTGCTAACGTCCGTACTTCAGTAGGGGCGTTTTCGTATGCTCTCCCTTCCAAATGTCCGATCTTGGTGCGACGGGCATTTTTGGCGTGCCTGGTCTGCGAATGTTCGAAAATTGCGGCTCGATCCGTTCTTTTCCGCGTCCAATGTCAGGTTTTGCTATGAAAATACGTACGTATTTCCGGCTGAGCGCTCAAATTTGCGATTGACAGCGCTCCCTGTATACCGATATATTTAGTGATGTTGATAATCATTATCAGAATCATATTTCTCATTTTATTGCATTTTTATTCACCGCGTAGACTTTTGCTCCACCCAATAAGCTTTCCACACAGAGAGGGGTTCATCATGAACAGAAAAAGAAAATATTCGCTCCTGACCGCCATGATCTCGATTCTGCTGGTTCTGGCGCTCGTCGGCTGCGGCGCGCAGCCGGCCGCTACGACTCCCGATTCGGCGACGACCGAAACGGCTCCGGCCGCGGACACGACGACAGCTGCCGAAGAAGAACCGGCTGCCGCCGACGCTTCGGCCATGGAATACCCGGTTACGATCAAGGGCGCGCTGGGCGATGCCGTGATCGAGAGCAAGCCTGAACGGATCGTCACGATCCAATGGGGCAACCAGGACGTAGCGCTCGCTTTGGGCGTCGTACCGGACGGTTTCTCCGCCGCCAACTTCGGCGTACAGGACGACAGCGGACTGCTGCCGTGGACGAAGGAAAAGCTGGACGAGCTCGGCGCAGCCGACCCGAACGTGTTCCAGGACACGGACGGCCTCGACTTCGAAGCGATCTCCGATACCAAGCCGGACGTGATCCTCGCCGCTTATTCCGGCATCACGCAGGAAGATTACGACACGCTGAGCGAGATCGCTCCGGTCGTCGCTTACCCGACGTCCCCGTGGACGACCAAATGGCGCGAGCAGGTTCAACTGATCGCCCAGGGCATGGGCATGCCGGCCGAAGGCGAGAAGCTGATCGCCGACACCGAAACGCTCATTAACGAGAAATTCGCCGCCTACCCGCAGCTCAAGGACAAAAAAATCGCCTGGGTCAACTTCTCCTCCGACGATCTGTCCAAGCTGCACATCTACACGCCGGTCGATACGCGCGTCTCGTTCCTCGAAGAGATGGGCCTGACTTACCCGGAGAGCATCACTTCGCTGATTACCGATCCGGACAGCTACTCGCTTGAATTGAGCGCGGAGAACGCCCAGGCGCTGAACGACGTCGACCTGATCGTCGGCTACGGCGACGACCAGCTGCTCGAAGCGCTGCAGGCCGATCCGCTGCTCGGCAAAATCCCGGCCATCGAACGCGGTTCCGTCGCTTTCATCACGGCGGATACGCCGCTCGTCGCGGCCGGAACGCCGACGCCGCTGTCGATCGCGTACACGATCGACGATTACATGAAGCTGCTCGGCGCTGCCGCCGACAAGGTTAAATAAACAAGATGAACCCGATTACGGTCTCGAGCGATCACCGTCCGAGTCCGCACATCCCGAAGCATTTCCTTACGGTACTGATCGTGAGCCTGATCCTGCTGGGAGCGAGTATTCTCGCCTCCCTCGCATTCGGCTCGCGGGCAGTGCCGTTTCACGATTTGATCGACGGTTTGTTTCGTCCGGAGAACGACTCCTACGAAGCGAACATCGTTCGAAAACGGATCTCCCGGACCGTGTTCAGCCTGTTCTGCGGCGCGGCGCTCGGCGTATCCGGCTCGCTGATGCAGGCCGTGACGCGCAATCCGATCGCCGATCCGAGCATACTGGGCGTGAATACGGGAGCTTCTCTGTTCGTGGTGTGCGGCATGGCTTTCCTGAATATGACGACGGCCAGCCAATACATCTGGCTGGCAATGGCCGGCGCCGCGCTTACGGCGGTATTCGTGTTCGGCGTCGGTTCCCTGGGGCGCGGCGGAGCCACGCCTATCAAGCTGATTCTGGCCGGAGCGGCCACGAGCGCGGCTCTCTCCTCGCTCGTCACGGCCATCCTGATCCCGCGTTCCCACGTCATGGACCAGTTCCGCTTCTGGCAGGTCGGCAGCGTCGGGTCGGGCACGTGGAGCAGTATCGGAACGTTCCTCCCGTTCCTGCTCGTCGGCCTGCTGATCGGCTTCCTCACTTCGCCGGCGCTTAACGCGCTGGCGCTCGGCGACGAGACCGCCAAAGGCCTCGGCGTCAAGACCGGCACGCTGCGGCTGATCGCGGCGCTCGCCGGCGTGATCCTGTGCGGCGCGACGACCGCGCTGGCCGGGCCCATCGGCTTCATCGGCCTGCTGGCGACCCATGTGGTCCGCCTCATGGTCGGACCGGACCTGCGCTTCGTCATTCCGCTGTCGGCCGTCGCGGGCGCGATCATCCTGACGGTATCCGACGTCTTCGGCCGGCTGATCGGCAGTCCGGGCGAACTTGAAGTCGGCGTCGTGACCGCCTTCGTCGGCGCTCCGATTCTGATCATTCTGGCGATGAGAGCGAAGGTGCGTTCCTTATGACCCTGACTTCCAAACTCGCGGTGCCGGCGGCGTCCGTCGAATTCATCCGCGCGGGCCGGCGGCAGCGGGCGCGCCGCTGGATGCTCGTGACCGGCATCCTCACGCTGATCGCCGTCTCGCTGTGCGCCGCCATGCTGATGCTCGGCAATACGATCTATCCGCTCGACCAGGTCGTTCGCGCCCTGTCCGGCGAGAAGATCAAAGGCGTCTCGTTCGCCGTCGGCACGCTTCGCCTGCCGCGCATGCTGGCCGGCTTGTTCGCCGGCTTCGCGTTCGGCATCGCCGGCTACACGTTCCAGACGCTGCTGCGCAATCCGCTCGCCAATCCGAACGTGATCGGCGTTACGTCCGGCGCAAGCGCGGCCGCCGTCTTCTGCCTGACCGTGCTTCAGGCAAGCGGCGCGGTCACGTCCGCCGCGGCTGTAGGCGGCGGACTTGTCACCGTGATCGTCATCTACATCTTGGCCCGCGGCAAGATCTTCTCGATCGGGCGGCTGATCCTGATCGGCATCGGCATTCAGGCCATGCTCGACTCGGTCATCTCGTACCTGCTGCTGATCAGTTCGGAAAAAGACGTCCCGGCGGCGATCCGCTGGCTGTCGGGCAGCCTGAACGGTTCCAAGATGAGCGAACTGCCGCCGCTCGTCCTCATCGTGCTGATCTGCACGCCGATCCTGATGGTGCTGGGCAAGCATCTGCACGTGCTGGAACTCGGCGAACAGACCGCCTCTTCGCTCGGCGTCAGCACGGACAAGACGCGCATCGCGCTGATCGTCTGCGCAGTGTTCGTCGTCTCGATCGCGACCGCGACGACGGGACCGATCGCTTTCGTCTCGTTTCTGGCCGGACCGATCGCCAAACGGCTCGTCGGCAGCGGCTTCCACGGTCTGATCCCGGCGGGGCTCGTCGGCATCAATCTCGTGCTGGCCGCCGATCTGATCGGGCAGTTCGCTTTCGTCTACCGCTTCCCCGTGGGCGTCGTCACCGGCCTGCTCGGAGCGCCGTACCTGATCTTCCTGTTAATCCGCATGAATCAGAAAGGGGAATTGTGATGAAGCCGAACCATATTTTCCGGGCCGAGCAGGTCGTCGCGGGCTACGAGCACAAGACGGTCATCAACGGCGTGGACCTGACGATTCCGGGCAGCCGGATCAGCGTCATCATCGGCTCGAACGGCTGCGGCAAATCGACGCTGCTCAAAGCGCTCGCCCGGCTGATCAAGCCGACTTCGGGCAGCATTACGCTCGACGGCAAGCCGATCGCCAAATATCCGTCCAAGCAGCTGGCCCGGATCATCGGGCTGCTGCCGCAGTCCCCGATCGTGCCGGAAGGCATCTCCGTCGCCGATCTCGTCGGCCGGGGACGCTTCCCGCACCAGTCGCTGCTCGGCGGCTGGTCCAAGCAGGACTACGCCGCTGTCGCCGAAGCGATGGAGCTGATGGACATTACGGAGTTCGCCAACCACAATATCGACGAATTGTCGGGCGGCCAGCGTCAGCGCGTCTGGATCGCCATGGCCATGGCGCAGCAGACCGACATCCTGTTCCTCGACGAACCGACGACGTTTCTCGATATCACGTACCAGGTCGAGATTCTCGACCTGCTGACCGACCTCAACCGCAAGCACGGCACGACCATCGTCATGGTGCTGCACGACATCAATCTGTCGGCGCGCTACGCCGACCATATCTTCGCGCTTCAGGAAGGACGGCTGGTCGC
This genomic window contains:
- a CDS encoding iron-siderophore ABC transporter substrate-binding protein: MNRKRKYSLLTAMISILLVLALVGCGAQPAATTPDSATTETAPAADTTTAAEEEPAAADASAMEYPVTIKGALGDAVIESKPERIVTIQWGNQDVALALGVVPDGFSAANFGVQDDSGLLPWTKEKLDELGAADPNVFQDTDGLDFEAISDTKPDVILAAYSGITQEDYDTLSEIAPVVAYPTSPWTTKWREQVQLIAQGMGMPAEGEKLIADTETLINEKFAAYPQLKDKKIAWVNFSSDDLSKLHIYTPVDTRVSFLEEMGLTYPESITSLITDPDSYSLELSAENAQALNDVDLIVGYGDDQLLEALQADPLLGKIPAIERGSVAFITADTPLVAAGTPTPLSIAYTIDDYMKLLGAAADKVK
- a CDS encoding FecCD family ABC transporter permease, yielding MNPITVSSDHRPSPHIPKHFLTVLIVSLILLGASILASLAFGSRAVPFHDLIDGLFRPENDSYEANIVRKRISRTVFSLFCGAALGVSGSLMQAVTRNPIADPSILGVNTGASLFVVCGMAFLNMTTASQYIWLAMAGAALTAVFVFGVGSLGRGGATPIKLILAGAATSAALSSLVTAILIPRSHVMDQFRFWQVGSVGSGTWSSIGTFLPFLLVGLLIGFLTSPALNALALGDETAKGLGVKTGTLRLIAALAGVILCGATTALAGPIGFIGLLATHVVRLMVGPDLRFVIPLSAVAGAIILTVSDVFGRLIGSPGELEVGVVTAFVGAPILIILAMRAKVRSL
- a CDS encoding FecCD family ABC transporter permease; the protein is MTLTSKLAVPAASVEFIRAGRRQRARRWMLVTGILTLIAVSLCAAMLMLGNTIYPLDQVVRALSGEKIKGVSFAVGTLRLPRMLAGLFAGFAFGIAGYTFQTLLRNPLANPNVIGVTSGASAAAVFCLTVLQASGAVTSAAAVGGGLVTVIVIYILARGKIFSIGRLILIGIGIQAMLDSVISYLLLISSEKDVPAAIRWLSGSLNGSKMSELPPLVLIVLICTPILMVLGKHLHVLELGEQTASSLGVSTDKTRIALIVCAVFVVSIATATTGPIAFVSFLAGPIAKRLVGSGFHGLIPAGLVGINLVLAADLIGQFAFVYRFPVGVVTGLLGAPYLIFLLIRMNQKGEL
- a CDS encoding ABC transporter ATP-binding protein — protein: MKPNHIFRAEQVVAGYEHKTVINGVDLTIPGSRISVIIGSNGCGKSTLLKALARLIKPTSGSITLDGKPIAKYPSKQLARIIGLLPQSPIVPEGISVADLVGRGRFPHQSLLGGWSKQDYAAVAEAMELMDITEFANHNIDELSGGQRQRVWIAMAMAQQTDILFLDEPTTFLDITYQVEILDLLTDLNRKHGTTIVMVLHDINLSARYADHIFALQEGRLVAEGTPSEVITSERIKDVFGLDCEVIDDPVSGSPMVVPKGRHHMETRAAL